The genomic region TGTTCCGGGTGGCTGGAAAGATACTGGCGTATTAGGTGACAAAAAAACTTGTCTGGATCATATCGAAAAAGTCTGGACGGATATGCGTCCATTGAGTCTAAGATTATTCATGGACAATCAAAATTAGTACGTTGCATCAATGCAAGATTCATTAATACTATTTTGTTTGCCATGCGCCGGCGCAAGCGCATCGATGTATCTTCGCTGGCGGCGTTTATTGCCTTCCTGGGTAAAACTGGTACCGATTGAATTACCGGGTCGTGGTAACCGGATAGATGAGTTGCCCAAAGAGAGCTACAGCGATCTGACACACAGTCTGTGCGATGAACTGGCGCCTTCTTTACCTGAACAATATGTGCTTTTTGGTCACAGCATGGGCGCTTTGCTGGCTTATGGCATCGCTCAGGGTTTGTGTTCAAGAGGATTATTTCCACCCAAAGCGCTACTGGTATCGGGCTGTGCGGCACCGATCCGTCAAGACAGCCAGCGTTACAACAACATGCAGAGCGATGCCGCATTAATAGCAGATTTAGGCAAGCAGGGTGGTACGCCAGAAGAAGTGTTCAGAAATCAGGAGCTGCTGACAATGACGCTGGATTTGTTGAGAATGGATTACCGCGTTTGTGGCAGCTTTCAATATTTTCAATTACCGCCTTTACCTATTCCTATTCACAGCTTTGCCGGACGTTCCGATGAAATTAGCATTGTAAAGTTAAATGATTGGCAATTGGAGAGTACCCGGATATGTACATTGGATTGGTTCGATGGAGGGCATTTCTTTCTTCGTCAATCCGAAGACTGGTTCTTGTTTGTATTAAAAAAACGCTTGATAGAAAGTCGAGCAGAGGTGCAATGTGAAACGACTGCATCTGCCTGAAGTAGTGCCTGCCGCGACTGAGATTTGGTTGATCGAATTTGATTTTGATTCGAAGCAACTTATCGATGATTGGTCTTTGTTGAGCGTGG from Nitrosomonas ureae harbors:
- a CDS encoding MbtH family protein; this translates as MTSCFDREDGVFRVLVNHEEQYSIWPEWKAVPGGWKDTGVLGDKKTCLDHIEKVWTDMRPLSLRLFMDNQN
- a CDS encoding thioesterase II family protein, giving the protein MQDSLILFCLPCAGASASMYLRWRRLLPSWVKLVPIELPGRGNRIDELPKESYSDLTHSLCDELAPSLPEQYVLFGHSMGALLAYGIAQGLCSRGLFPPKALLVSGCAAPIRQDSQRYNNMQSDAALIADLGKQGGTPEEVFRNQELLTMTLDLLRMDYRVCGSFQYFQLPPLPIPIHSFAGRSDEISIVKLNDWQLESTRICTLDWFDGGHFFLRQSEDWFLFVLKKRLIESRAEVQCETTASA